A portion of the Sulfuricurvum kujiense DSM 16994 genome contains these proteins:
- a CDS encoding ATP-dependent helicase, translating into MPLSRLNDQQYTAATAPYGHNLIIASAGTGKTSTIVGRIAYLISQNVKPEEILLLTFTNKAAQEMVERVAAFFGREIASKIDAGTFHAVSYRWLKRKEGKVVLKQPRELKTLFRSVYEKRTFSHIDCATSAYGANYLYDVYSFYQNTELETNFEEWILTRQDEHAVYAAIYADIIDEFEALKKEYGFVNFNDLLLHMRDLAKQSDLGYKEVLIDEYQDTNALQGTLINAMRPPSLFCVGDYDQSIYAFNGADISIIGSFTTNFPDAKVYTLNKNYRSTVPILSLANTVIAYNERIYPKALEVTRTQEAQSPSLLIYDELFDQYHGIAQKIGDSSTPREEIAVIFRNNASADGIEATLREMGIPCRRRGGTSFFDSKEIKALLDMYTLLVNESDMMAFIHLFDYAKGVGSAIAKELFVALQKLGKGSFLRGLYSPDSEITNPFEKRRLNHQLGLFDDYAELGSAGRFAKLGLDPNFMGNPILKHAKLSKDSATFLHDLFILFRQLRDIKEPKAAVQKIALSSLYGHVIEMLSTRRATTENGSIDERAKSESQERIRRKCTLLFELSRPYKDHERFLNAMVLGSQDLTQGEGVHLLSIHASKGLEYKEVYVIDLMDGRFPNRKLMSRSGSIEEERRLFYVSVTRAKDRLFLSYAKYDKIKKTNFVPSQFLFEAGLIPKDEMYAALVAKGSNEEA; encoded by the coding sequence TTGCCACTTTCCCGCCTCAATGACCAGCAATATACGGCCGCAACCGCTCCCTATGGACACAATCTTATTATCGCGTCCGCAGGTACGGGTAAAACCTCTACGATTGTAGGGCGTATAGCCTATCTCATCTCCCAAAACGTGAAACCCGAAGAGATATTGCTTCTGACATTTACCAATAAAGCGGCACAGGAGATGGTAGAGCGGGTAGCGGCATTTTTCGGTCGGGAGATCGCCTCAAAAATCGATGCGGGGACATTTCATGCGGTAAGCTACCGATGGCTCAAACGTAAAGAAGGAAAAGTGGTTCTCAAGCAGCCGCGTGAGCTCAAAACCCTTTTTCGCAGTGTGTATGAAAAACGGACGTTCAGCCATATCGATTGCGCAACTTCAGCGTACGGCGCCAATTATCTCTACGATGTTTACTCTTTTTATCAAAATACCGAACTAGAGACCAATTTTGAAGAGTGGATTTTGACTCGACAGGATGAACATGCCGTCTATGCCGCTATCTATGCCGATATTATCGATGAATTTGAAGCGCTTAAAAAAGAGTACGGCTTTGTCAATTTTAATGATTTATTGCTGCATATGCGTGATTTGGCTAAACAAAGCGATCTGGGATACAAAGAGGTGTTGATTGACGAGTACCAAGATACCAACGCCCTTCAGGGAACGCTGATCAATGCAATGCGCCCCCCTTCGCTGTTTTGTGTCGGGGATTACGATCAGAGTATTTATGCGTTCAATGGTGCCGACATTTCGATAATCGGCTCTTTTACGACCAATTTTCCCGATGCAAAGGTTTATACCCTTAATAAAAACTACCGCTCGACCGTTCCGATCCTCTCGTTGGCCAATACCGTCATCGCCTATAATGAGCGGATCTACCCCAAAGCACTCGAAGTAACGCGTACCCAAGAGGCACAAAGCCCCTCTCTGCTCATTTACGATGAACTGTTCGATCAGTATCACGGCATTGCTCAGAAAATCGGGGATTCCTCTACACCGCGAGAAGAGATAGCGGTCATTTTTAGAAACAACGCTTCGGCAGACGGGATCGAAGCGACGCTGCGCGAGATGGGAATACCGTGTCGTCGCCGCGGAGGGACCAGTTTCTTTGACTCCAAAGAGATTAAAGCGCTTCTGGATATGTATACGTTGCTGGTCAATGAATCGGATATGATGGCTTTTATCCATCTGTTCGATTATGCCAAAGGGGTAGGGAGCGCTATCGCCAAAGAGCTGTTTGTCGCCTTGCAAAAGCTTGGAAAAGGCTCTTTTTTGCGAGGATTATATTCGCCTGACTCAGAAATCACCAATCCGTTTGAAAAGCGGCGTCTTAATCATCAATTGGGATTGTTTGACGATTATGCGGAACTCGGCAGTGCAGGTCGATTTGCAAAGCTCGGGCTGGATCCGAACTTTATGGGAAATCCGATTTTAAAGCATGCGAAACTCTCTAAAGATTCGGCCACTTTTTTGCATGATCTGTTTATCCTTTTCCGTCAATTACGGGACATTAAAGAGCCTAAAGCTGCGGTTCAAAAAATTGCCCTCTCAAGCTTGTACGGCCATGTGATCGAGATGCTTTCAACAAGGCGGGCAACAACGGAGAACGGCTCCATCGATGAGCGTGCCAAGAGCGAATCCCAAGAGAGAATTCGCCGCAAGTGTACACTGCTTTTTGAACTTTCACGCCCTTATAAAGACCATGAACGTTTTTTAAACGCGATGGTTTTGGGTTCTCAGGATCTGACACAGGGTGAGGGAGTGCATTTGCTCAGCATACATGCTTCCAAAGGGCTGGAATATAAGGAAGTATACGTCATTGATTTGATGGACGGGCGGTTCCCGAACCGTAAACTGATGTCCCGTAGCGGAAGTATCGAAGAAGAGCGCCGGCTCTTTTATGTTTCGGTAACTCGGGCAAAAGACCGATTATTTTTGAGCTATGCGAAGTATGACAAAATCAAAAAAACGAATTTCGTCCCTTCCCAATTTTTATTTGAAGCGGGATTGATTCCCAAAGACGAAATGTATGCCGCGTTAGTCGCCAAAGGGTCAAACGAGGAGGCTTAG